In one window of Actinomycetota bacterium DNA:
- the ribA gene encoding GTP cyclohydrolase II has protein sequence MPSEMSPAVVPATVRRQVRMPVRLAGGEVVEGSIITFDGLADGQEHVVVALGDRARDPLAPRSRGPLDRAPLVRVHSECLTGDVLGSQRCDCGPQLAEAVDRLHEAGGYLVYLRQEGRGIGLYNKIDAYALQDRGLDTFEANEALGFGGDERRYDVAAQMLLGLGVDRVELLTNNPDKVAQLRAAGVGVDGWLPTGLHLSPANRRYLTAKAYRGHRLLGLVAAVTPVTVSKQADPA, from the coding sequence ATGCCGTCCGAGATGTCACCCGCCGTCGTCCCCGCCACCGTCCGCCGCCAGGTCCGGATGCCCGTCCGGCTGGCCGGGGGAGAGGTCGTCGAGGGCAGCATCATCACCTTCGACGGGCTCGCCGACGGGCAGGAGCACGTCGTGGTCGCGCTGGGTGACCGCGCTCGCGACCCGCTGGCACCCCGGTCCCGCGGGCCGCTGGACCGGGCGCCCCTGGTCCGGGTGCACAGCGAGTGCCTGACCGGGGACGTGCTGGGCAGTCAGCGCTGCGACTGCGGGCCGCAGCTGGCCGAGGCCGTCGACCGGCTCCACGAGGCGGGCGGCTACCTGGTCTACCTGCGCCAGGAGGGCCGGGGGATCGGGTTGTACAACAAGATCGACGCCTACGCCCTGCAGGACCGGGGCCTCGACACGTTCGAGGCCAACGAGGCCCTCGGGTTCGGCGGTGACGAGCGCCGGTACGACGTCGCCGCGCAGATGCTGCTCGGGCTCGGGGTCGACCGGGTCGAGCTGCTCACCAACAACCCGGACAAGGTGGCCCAGCTGCGCGCCGCCGGCGTCGGCGTCGACGGCTGGCTGCCCACCGGCCTGCACCTGTCGCCGGCGAACCGCCGTTACCTGACCGCGAAGGCGTACCGCGGGCACCGGCTGCTGGGGCTGGTCGCCGCCGTCACGCCCGTCACCGTGAGCAAGCAAGCCGATCCGGCGTGA